One genomic region from Biomphalaria glabrata chromosome 7, xgBioGlab47.1, whole genome shotgun sequence encodes:
- the LOC106062154 gene encoding uncharacterized protein LOC106062154 isoform X2 has protein sequence MNLNEWIESSPYHGIIVGVVLSTTVFCVFLVLSLWLHSVRNPQTHQPGKSGAKSIGQKNKSSLTCIRLLDSALGNCKVRTNYAENLTESNNVSPIPNRNQQRSMEPQHKKEEKELENLCVIQSTESLMCRQSQLKTGSIKCSCCSRKAEKKSQANDQVFLASLSTDEKMRRRYSTPRSLKSSDFTSSSSHERTSPPRTKRHSVPAPAKRPLVQDDDARIVHNNTQKSSDDGCVWKLILPKDDSFRLNITCTKLDGSIEAKSTLHKSVETFMSQSFLANEAGAAQRCAHRFLANEAGSAQSQRSAHRFLSNEAGSAQRSAHRFLANEAGSAQSQRSAHRFLANEAGSAQSQRSAHRFLANEAGSAQRSAHRFLRNKDKKESNIDENLGNPKYKNVQRNSEEVMKPHRSPSELTDYKVNESWANLDVFSEPQKLTVPVSGNSSLRRKNGQPRQQHQKTLTEKNTEPNLLNQSKRLVSRKSSSNVESDQNVASKINKQNESMITLTEQSREMSSIINRSPSPHQCLSSSSWSDADENIYLDKPGQSVVPIKEDKSGRPLSNKTQDDFRSRQRVEQSVSPYIQNDQRVMKSSTLKYRSKPVRPLNCPMLNALQKSYSISQGSVKSETSSKQVETFHAVYPEHKGEPLEPLVFRKRKRQIPKLIQGSGKRDEMYALGKTSNAVQSSTSSDDNSLMSLKLFQNSNKKQSDEHLRITFRPCSAAKLTSQPVPTFTLHKSYLGLQRHTNQNSDKVLTTAKPTRKRKGQWKSNTNENQQTGANIFDCTAELRKIIEVTMKDLERYNPPESTKIGTNIDSKETRGKEGTIKQPQDTLMFGQINNSKRKNEKTVRRECLAFSDMSCKSRLSLFHNYSLMNECSHAQTASTSTDPLSQSMPRRSSRIDKKSSSSKCGAKLKIGLKTMNDIPVGVMSLSADSNDGAATSKSQESGCCLSEPTVHKSPGFFLIEESVDWSFPIQKILSDDNLDCFQGDQTPHFQTCLKHKAMDVTEDSCDFSTNSYKDYCKNKECSVEDSERNLDLPLNQAVELFSILKHKAKRLYATSSGELCPKHTRHKSRRNEFGPGGNDSTSNGSVTVCESRKQRHIALNLCARQPSENESHLSDCYTCSTKSVTSTTQSSSDSVTKLSDASWRSGQYRRQRSSVFSNIVSTPSCDVTKRVFQNRNGSPCFPEPTNTMRSSPFNELGSREYDLKWQIGQRDRQTFKKLGQCISVNSIGYRSKKNLKKYTQKNSNYKRSSCSGDTFLKDTFRRWSNMNSDTVDGHITLPIKESFAFGLRSDDELSHETRSVSAIKVCVSKNQNASLRAALHRSRNWSRFLSTAKNHLTHSDHRFGDIRGFFYYNKCNRSPFRGMANKIEIRSSKNCTGRSVKCITQKHRVYKTKNTRKTNRLENKIRDALQASKNYSKDKIQCDPVFPVTSEQSSSEVFNSTSSQNSELSYSFETNHAQELPALPKFYENHKTKNEDSTSYEISGISDKVSLEVFPGSVMSSGTIVQRYTSSLENFLKRKSSKNMSPKARFSPSAKNMKYPKKYKSSSETNISEYSIRSRSCSDTDFLKLVTLKEKSKLDKGDYGDDKIGSKGNFVFSKHFKYSANCQPSLEKETLREVLNQEINCPTGSVLLNKHTVQKKMRVNVKAAKRSASLESSLDLYVVEKDLTRDVFIAKKEREPTKVISLEDDLAQQESTSSPKHKMPKTAVGLNAEQVSYMEILPKHGKFRGLRLSEIERPPMTDTDTERRNTKLRKRKHCLLRSSSHVLNDLTQPQKPPVSKRPSPCSDKIGGAVNNNDALGTARRPRLCDTEMCAKSHPSYCLQHDKKINRLLPKISSVETDLSSREEKNKKAAPRNTDCHPSQSYEQDNQQRDDRHCHRPDRRTRSPYRQDLIGSPTNHCKNKRSIVNDKSMKPKNEPEPLITLQNTHKKEPILKTRDYYSSVTKRPQKQFSNGQTFSISTSSASGDRDSRAETNKKVRPPEEVAKSATMHCGVQTSFSMSKPVAKEDKDTLVIFPEPCNQSLKIDNVCQTDVNSLPEMVDKHIQCPTLGSQVAVELMDLLTLIKTGKSYYERTNVQTIKAPQLDPNDGVVLSGCRLDGQNLGLDQCRDRVPETDKVKTSRKTSLEKTVTTKRETEHYDKIWKDKFGVRLESKKLDLAESIETKVEINKHVEKNVRKFTGSLADVTDSQIQQEAVLNQSVQRSRFGYVYKIPFKPTDQSIELSNVPEQNQKQNPGQETELSIEKAARDLKTTEQLLYPEQCLDYQTQPDVKPKKQNWRYSSDSKNYQDMLANQNQDAARRPPCWDWSLEPKCHKFRDELNKTKGCNNEKLTNRPPHRDTTEIEISHALEEQGFGSKQLPCLHEPTPKESNKQSENRQVKQNGNSEKKNKSDFKSKNPNEIYLRKESNKDFSSKQLDQHNVVAASGDNNLISAKSMLSKAFQKGDKLNDSGTIQKHDTTSHKNTLISLEQLKEDAHIHKVSEPEQNRDLGLNDFKAKLWQNKAKPNVQSHGYTSVLSKQNLKDTSLNIIGTPKVFAGHQNSACMKAGTPQRNNKAEREIKIQINLNMTNSRKRKNPDTLEKQKENSPCKSQELIKSQSINRNCKLPLSQRVSRRNNYREKLRLQAQNKSYGKLNSHASDHLKAGAHSPSTSADKRQDYNEKPEHVQSAKDSQPTSKRNVSKGEQTDATDMKDKVVMTSQLEDPPIVCHSKKTDIYNTLLSALLVALQAPNNQQQRSEHTGSTILCPCPLQEQAFISQFKHSPYDSIQRFIETTQKPSQLAAIRSKILQHNGQRLRSDDLKQSETENRNTLEKEEHSKFRNKNDVRPPQNITSTRSQRKSKIPVKKPGPKRILSQDEEKLVCNEYTLQRDGRSIPNRPYKRYSVTKGRGNAADQTFNTPLEEADKELTPTHRKKEVQLNKKLVGAGFKRQKKNSQGVKDFVINTKNSKSNLCLTSVDHESDGKGLIPNEHSFQLEKSRITAKCKKIQSPIGIDLVDNYDNQRITNKTAKELRPFVQTDARFNYLIALSKRSNIRKGNKEETFEKHEDDLQSHKRANMEKENQQVEHQSKPVRSDQHRKLEKLHHRKSPENSVHYFEMNHRKDFEKEILKYLQALNTSDKNVQHYYPNECHDERDHVYIKPPHKPTKPSHKPTKSSHKPTKSSHKPTNVREDTHTTLSDDSCKLPRRKMTKRDVGGTQKCKETLIREEVHPTFSDDSLKLHNRHITKRQDGVQKRKQTDVREEPHPTLSDQSLWLLHRKMTTREDELHNATSKMSPFRKSRRFTKSTFPFSTVSSPPSKPHNTLPLQNYSSLTTGHLFLDTLNDISATKVFEPAGSLPKAPDKARQPLKSHHKMQTSRIQKTGQTARQ, from the exons ATGAACCTGAACGAGTGGATAGAGTCGTCTCCTTACCACGGAATCATTGTAGGAGTCGTCTTGTCCACTACCGTCTTCTGTGTCTTCTTAGT GTTATCTCTCTGGCTGCACAGTGTTCGAAATCCTCAGACCCATCAGCCGGGAAAATCTGGTGCAAAGTCTATCGGACAGAAAAACAAGAGTTCTTTAACTTGTATCCGCCTTCTGGATTCCGCCCTTGGAAACTGTAAGGTCCGAACTAATT aCGCAGAGAATTTAACAGAGTCTAATAATGTTTCTCCCATTCCCAACCGCAATCAGCAGAGAAGCATGGAGCCCCAGCATAAGAAAGAAGAGAAGGAGCTGGAAAACCtttgcgtgatacaatctacggAATCCCTAATGTGCCGTCAGAGTCAGCTAAAGACAGGCAGCATCAAATGCTCTTGCTGTTCAAGAAAGGCTGAAAAGAAAAGCCAGGCCAACGACCAGGTGTTCCTGGCGTCTTTGTCAACAGATGAGAAAATGAGACGGAGGTACTCGACCCCACGCAGTCTGAAGTCGTCCGACTTCACGTCAAGCTCAAGCCACGAGAGAACAAGCCCCCCGAGAACTAAACGGCACAGCGTGCCCGCGCCTGCGAAGAGGCCCCTTGTCCAGGACGATGACGCTCGAATTGTCCACAATAACACCCAGAAGTCGTCGGACGATGGGTGCGTCTGGAAACTCATCTTGCCAAAGGATGACAGCTTCAGGCTGAATATCACTTGCACAAAGCTGGATGGCTCCATAGAAGCCAAAAGCACTCTTCATAAGTCAGTAGAGACATTCATGTCACAAAGTTTCTTAGCGAATGAAGCAGGAGCTGCCCAAAGATGTGCACACCGGTTCTTAGCTAATGAAGCAGGATCTGCCCAAAGCCAAAGAAGTGCACACCGGTTCTTATCTAATGAAGCAGGATCTGCCCAAAGAAGTGCACACCGGTTCTTAGCTAATGAAGCAGGATCTGCCCAAAGCCAAAGAAGTGCACACCGGTTCTTAGCTAATGAAGCAGGATCTGCCCAAAGCCAAAGAAGTGCACACCGGTTCTTAGCTAATGAAGCAGGGTCTGCCCAAAGAAGTGCACACCGGTTCttaagaaacaaagataaaaaagaga GTAATATCGACGAGAACCTTGGTAATCCTAAATACAAAAATGTCCAAAGAAATTCGGAGGAGGTTATGAAGCCCCACAGATCGCCGTCAGAATTAACCGATTATAAAGTTAACGAATCTTGGGCGAATTTAGATGTCTTCTCGGAGCCTCAGAAGCTTACAGTCCCTGTGTCCGGAAATAGCTCCTTAAGACGAAAGAATGGCCAGCCAAGACAGCAGCACCAGAAAACACTTACAGAGAAGAACACAGAGCCAAATTTGTTGAACCAGTCCAAGCGTTTAGTCAGTAGAAAGAGTAGTTCCAACGTGGAAAGTGATCAaaatgtggccagcaaaataaacaagcagAACGAGAGCATGATTACGTTGACAGAGCAGAGTAGAGAGATGAGCAGCATTATCAACAGAAGTCCTTCACCCCATCAGTGTCTGTCGTCCTCTTCCTGGAGCGACGCCGATGAAAATATATACTTAGATAAGCCTGGTCAAAGTGTGGTACCAATAAAAGAGGACAAATCAGGTCGACCGCTTTCCAACAAGACCCAAGATGATTTTAGGTCGAGGCAACGCGTTGAACAATCTGTATCTCCGTATATTCAAAATGACCAGAGAGTCATGAAATCTAGCACACTTAAGTACAGATCAAAGCCGGTTAGGCCTTTGAATTGCCCAATGTTGAATGCATTACAAAAGTCGTATAGTATTTCGCAGGGCTCGGTCAAATCAGAAACCTCAAGTAAACAAGTGGAAACTTTTCATGCTGTATACCCCGAACACAAAGGAGAACCCCTAGAGCCTTTAGTATTCAGAAAACGAAAGCGTCAAATTCCAAAGCTAATACAAGGCAGTGGGAAGCGAGACGAAATGTACGCTCTGGGTAAAACTTCGAACGCCGTACAATCGTCGACGTCCAGTGACGACAATTCGCTCATGTCCCTCAAGCTATTTCAAAACAGCAACAAGAAACAATCAGACGAACATCTTAGGATTACTTTCCGTCCGTGCTCAGCGGCCAAGCTCACCTCCCAGCCGGTGCCGACATTTACGCTTCACAAGTCGTACCTCGGGCTTCAGAGACATACCAACCAAAACAGCGATAAGGTTTTAACTACAGCGAAACCCACAAGAAAGCGCAAAGGCCAATGGAAAAGTAACACTAATGAGAATCAGCAAACTGGGGCCAACATTTTTGACTGTACAGCGGAACTACGGAAGATTATAGAAGTAACAATGAAAGACTTAGAAAGATATAATCCTCCTGAAAGTACGAAAATAGGCACAAATATTGATTCGAAAGAAACAAGAGGGAAAGAAGGTACGATCAAACAACCGCAAGACACGCTAATGTTTGGTCAGATTAATAATTCGAAGCGTAAGAATGAAAAAACTGTGCGTCGCGAGTGTCTAGCTTTCAGTGACATGTCTTGTAAGTCTCGCCtgtctttgtttcataattACAGTCTAATGAATGAGTGTTCCCATGCACAGACGGCCTCAACATCTACAGATCCTTTGAGTCAGTCTATGCCGAGAAGATCCTCCCGAATAGACAAGAAAAGTTCTAGCTCCAAATGCGGCGCCAAGTTAAAAATAGGTCTTAAAACAATGAATGACATCCCTGTGGGTGTAATGAGCTTGTCAGCTGATTCCAATGATGGCGCGGCGACTTCCAAAAGCCAAGAGTCCGGCTGCTGCCTCTCAGAACCAACAGTACATAAAAGTCCTGGTTTCTTCCTAATCGAGGAAAGCGTCGACTGGTCCTTCCCGATACAGAAGATTCTGAGCGATGACAACTTGGATTGTTTCCAAGGAGACCAGACGCCTCATTTTCAAACGTGTTTGAAACACAAGGCTATGGATGTAACAGAAGACTCGTGCGACTTCTCAACCAATTCTTACAAAGACTACTGTAAAAACAAAGAATGTTCTGTCGAGGACAGCGAAAGGAATCTCGACCTGCCATTAAACCAAGCAGTAGAGCTCTTCTCGATTTTAAAGCACAAAGCTAAAAGATTGTATGCTACTTCTTCGGGAGAACTTTGTCCTAAACACACAAGACACAAGTCACGAAGGAACGAGTTTGGACCTGGAGGAAATGATTCTACAAGTAATGGAAGTGTGACTGTTTGCGAAAGTCGTAAGCAGCGTCATATAGCTTTGAATCTTTGCGCTCGACAGCCCTCTGAAAATGAGAGTCACCTTTCTGATTGCTACACTTGCTCCACCAAAAGTGTTACCAGCACCACGCAGTCCTCGTCTGACTCTGTTACAAAACTGTCTGATGCCTCGTGGAGGAGTGGTCAGTACAGAAGGCAGAGGTCAAGCGTCTTCTCAAATATAGTCTCAACACCGTCTTGTGATGTGACTAAAAGGGTATTTCAGAACCGAAACGGATCGCCCTGTTTTCCCGAACCTACCAACACGATGAGAAGCTCCCCTTTCAATGAGTTGGGTTCACGGGAATATGATTTAAAATGGCAAATTGGACAGAGGGACAGACAGACCTTTAAGAAGCTGGGTCAATGCATTTCAGTGAACAGTATAGGTTATAGAAGCAAGAAAAATcttaagaaatatacacaaaaaaactcTAATTATAAGCGTTCTTCTTGTTCAGGCGATACATTTTTGAAAGATACTTTCAGAAGATGGTCGAACATGAACAGTGATACTGTAGATGGACATATAACTTTACCTATCAAAGAAAGCTTCGCATTTGGGCTTCGATCCGATGATGAGTTATCGCATGAAACCCGGAGTGTATCCGCCATAAAGGTCTGTGTTAGTAAGAACCAAAACGCCTCGCTCAGAGCTGCCCTGCATAGATCGAGAAACTGGTCGCGTTTTTTAAGCACAGCAAAGAATCATTTGACCCACAGTGATCACCGATTCGGGGACATCAGAGGtttcttttattacaataaatgcAATCGCAGCCCATTTCGTGGTATGGCTAATAAAATAGAGATCAGGTCAAGCAAAAACTGTACAGGCAGATCAGTGAAATGCATAACACAAAAGCATCGTGTCTACAAAACTAAGAACACAAGAAAAACGAACAGACTAGAGAATAAGATCAGAGATGCTTTACAGGCCTCAAAAAATTATTCGAAGGATAAAATTCaatgcgatcctgtgtttcccGTCACCTCTGAGCAGTCAAGTTCTGAAGTCTTCAACTCAACCTCAAGTCAAAACTCGGAACTCTCATATTCCTTCGAAACAAATCATGCTCAAGAATTACCAGCTCTTCCTAAGTTTTACGAGAACCACAAAACCAAAAACGAAGACTCAACCTCGTATGAAATTTCTGGAATCTCTGACAAAGTCTCACTCGAGGTTTTCCCTGGTTCAGTGATGTCAAGCGGGACGATAGTTCAACGATACACCAGCTCTCTCGAGAATTTTTTAAAACGCAAGAGTTCTAAAAACATGAGCCCAAAGGCGAGATTCTCGCCTTCcgctaaaaatatgaaatatcctaaaaaatataaatctagttcagaaacaaatatttcagaATACAGTATTCGCAGTAGATCTTGCTCGGACACGGACTTCTTAAAATTGGTAACTCTTAAAGAAAAATCGAAATTAGACAAAGGGGATTATGGCGACGATAAAATAGGCAGTAAAGGTAATTTTGTATTtagcaaacattttaaatattcagCCAATTGTCAACCTAGTCTAGAGAAGGAAACTTTACGAGAAGTTTTAAATCAAGAAATAAACTGTCCAACCGGCAGTGTGCTCCTCAATAAGCATACAGTGCAAAAGAAAATGAGAGTGAACGTTAAAGCAGCTAAAAGGTCCGCAAGTCTTGAAAGCTCCTTAGATCTGTACGTCGTGGAGAAAGATCTAACTCGTGATGTGTTTATCGCGAAGAAGGAAAGAGAACCCACAAAAGTCATAAGTTTGGAGGATGATTTAGCCCAACAGGAAAGCACGTCCTCTCCCAAACACAAGATGCCTAAAACTGCAGTTGGTTTGAATGCCGAGCAGGTATCGTACATGGAGATTTTGCCGAAACATGGGAAATTTAGAGGCCTGCGACTGAGCGAGATAGAGAGGCCACCTATGACTGACACAGACACTGAACGCAGGAATACAAAGTTACGAAAACGGAAACACTGTCTCTTAAGGTCATCATCTCATGTGTTAAATGACCTAACGCAGCCACAAAAACCACCAGTCAGCAAAAGACCTTCACCTTGTTCAGACAAGATTGGTGGGGCCGTCAATAACAATGACGCGTTGGGTACTGCAAGGCGCCCACGACTGTGCGACACAGAAATGTGTGCAAAAAGTCATCCGTCTTATTGTCTTCAACATGATAAAAAGATTAACAGGCTTTTACCTAAAATTTCATCCGTCGAAACAGATTTGAGCTCACGTGAAGAGAAGAACAAAAAGGCTGCCCCAAGAAATACTGACTGTCATCCAAGCCAATCTTATGAACAAGATAATCAGCAGAGAGATGATAGACACTGCCATAGACCTGATAGAAGAACAAGAAGTCCATACAGGCAGGATTTAATAGGATCACCAACTAATCACTGCAAGAATAAGCGTTCTATAGTTAACGATAAGAGCATGAAACCAAAGAATGAACCAGAACCGCTCATTACTTTACAAAATACACATAAAAAAGAACCAATTTTAAAAACACGGGATTACTACTCGTCAGTAACAAAGCGACcacaaaaacaattttcaaaTGGACAGACCTTTTCCATAAGCACATCTTCTGCTTCCGGTGACCGAGATTCACGAGCTGAAACGAACAAGAAAGTTCGCCCTCCAGAAGAGGTAGCTAAAAGCGCAACAATGCATTGTGGTGTGCAAACCAGTTTCTCAATGTCAAAGCCAGTCGCCAAAGAAGATAAAGACACACTTGTCATCTTTCCCGAGCCCTGCAACCAAAGTCTCAAAATCGATAACGTTTGCCAAACAGACGTCAATAGTTTACCCGAAATGGTGGACAAACATATTCAATGCCCAACACTTGGGAGCCAGGTCGCTGTCGAACTCATGGATCTGCTGACGCTGATAAAGACGGGTAAGAGCTACTACGAGAGAACAAACGTTCAGACAATAAAAGCTCCGCAGCTTGATCCGAACGACGGCGTTGTCTTGTCAGGATGTCGTCTAGATGGTCAAAACTTGGGTCTTGACCAATGCCGAGATAGGGTTCCAGAAACTGATAAAGTAAAGACGTCTCGTAAAACTTCGCTCGAAAAAACGGTGACAACAAAACGCGAGACTGAACACTACGACAAAATATGGAAAGATAAATTTGGAGTACGCCTTGAATCTAAAAAGTTGGATCTAGCGGAGAGCATTGAAACAAAGgtggaaataaacaaacacgTAGAGAAGAACGTCAGGAAGTTTACGGGCTCCCTAGCTGATGTCACTGATAGCCAGATCCAACAAGAGGCTGTTCTAAATCAAAGTGTTCAAAGGAGCCGGTTTGGCTACGTCTACAAGATCCCGTTTAAACCAACAGATCAAAGCATTGAGCTCAGCAATGTGCCAGAGCAAAATCAGAAACAAAATCCGGGACAAGAAACAGAGTTATCAATCGAAAAGGCGGCGAGAGACTTAAAAACTACTGAACAACTGCTTTACCCAGAACAATGCTTAGACTACCAAACGCAACCAGACGTCAAACCTAAGAAACAAAATTGGAGATATTCTTCCGACAGTAAAAACTACCAAGATATGCTAGCCAATCAAAACCAAGACGCTGCTCGAAGACCACCGTGTTGGGATTGGTCTTTAGAACCTAAGTGTCACAAGTTTCGAGATGAATTAAATAAGACAAAGGGatgtaataatgaaaaattgACAAACAGGCCACCTCACCGGGACACTACAGAAATAGAGATAAGCCACGCTTTAGAAGAACAAGGCTTTGGTAGCAAACAGCTACCATGCTTACATGAGCCAACACCGAAAGAATCCAATAAACAATCAGAAAACAGGCAAGTGAAACAAAACGGaaattctgaaaagaaaaataagtcTGATTTTAAATCTAAGAACCCGAATGAGATCTATCTGAGGAAAGAGTCGAATAAGGATTTctcttcaaaacaattagaccaaCACAACGTTGTCGCAGCTTCCGGTGACAACAATTTGATCTCTGCTAAATCAATGCTAAGTAAAGCATTTCAAAAAGGAGACAAATTAAATGACTCTGGAACAATACAGAAACATGACACAACATCTCACAAGAATACTCTCATAAGCCTTGAGCAACTAAAGGAAGACGCCCACATTCATAAAGTCTCTGAGCCTGAACAGAATCGAGACTTAGGACTCAACGATTTTAAAGCTAAACTGTGGCAAAACAAAGCCAAACCGAATGTTCAAAGTCATGGCTATACTTCTGTCTTGAGCAAACAAAACTTAAAAGACACAAGTTTAAATATCATTGGCACACCAAAAGTCTTTGCTGGGCATCAGAATAGCGCGTGCATGAAAGCTGGAACGCCACAGCGTAACAATAAGGCTGAAAGAGAGATCAAAATCCAGATCAATCTCAACATGACTAATAGTAGGAAACGGAAAAACCCAGATACATTAgaaaaacagaaggaaaactcGCCATGTAAATCCCAAGAATTGATCAAGAGTCAAAGTATAAATAGAAATTGCAAGCTTCCGTTGTCGCAAAGAGTATCACGCAGAAATAATTATCGAGAAAAATTGAGACTTCAAGCGCAAAATAAGAGCTACGGGAAACTCAACAGCCATGCAAGTGATCACCTCAAAGCCGGGGCTCATAGTCCGTCCACTTCTGCAGATAAAAGACAAGACTACAATGAGAAACCAGAACATGTTCAATCCGCTAAGGACTCTCAGCCAACATCTAAGAGAAACGTATCCAAAGGTGAGCAGACGGATGCCACGGATATGAAGGACAAAGTAGTCATGACGTCACAGTTGGAGGATCCGCCCATCGTGTGCCATTCAAAGAAGACAGACATTTACAATACGTTGTTGTCTGCCTTACTCGTAGCGCTCCAGGCTCCAAATAATCAACAGCAGAGATCTGAACATACCGGGAGCACAATTCTATGTCCTTGTCCTTTACAGGAGCAAGCTTTTATCTCCCAATTTAAACATTCTCCTTATGACAGTATTCAGCGCTTCATCGAAACGACTCAAAAACCGTCGCAACTGGCAGCAATTCGTTCTAAAATACTGCAACACAATGGACAACGTTTGCGCTCTGACGACCTGAAGCAGTCAGAAACTGAAAATAGAAACACACTAGAAAAAGAGGAGCATTCAAAATTTCGCAACAAAAACGATGTCCGCCCACCACAAAATATAACATCAACTCGAAGTCAAAGAAAGTCTAAAATACCTGTGAAGAAGCCAGGACCAAAACGAATATTATCTCAAGATGAAGAAAAATTAGTCTGTAATGAATATACTTTACAACGTGATGGTAGATCGATTCCCAATAGGCCATATAAACGTTACTCAGTAACCAAAGGACGAGGCAACGCTGCTGATCAGACATTCAACACACCACTAGAGGAAGCTGACAAAGAATTAACCCCGACTcacagaaaaaaagaagtacAGCTTAATAAGAAACTTGTCGGCGCTGGattcaaaagacaaaaaaaaaattcacaaggAGTTAAAGATTTTGTCATTAACACTAAAAACTCAAAGAGTAATCTTTGCTTAACATCAGTCGACCATGAAAGTGATGGAAAAGGCTTAATACCAAATGAACACAGCTTTCAGTTAGAAAAAAGTCGAATAACTgcaaaatgcaaaaaaattcAGAGTCCAATAGGCATCGACTTGGTAGACAACTATGACAATCAAAGAATTACCAACAAAACGGCAAAGGAACTCAGGCCATTCGTTCAGACTGATGCTAGGTTCAACTATTTAATCGCTTTGTCAAAGAGATCGAACATACGCAAGGGGAATAAAGAAGAAACCTTTGAAAAACACGAGGACGATCTACAGTCACACAAGCGCGCTAACATGGAGAAAGAAAACCAGCAAGTAGAACATCAGAGCAAGCCTGTCAGGTCTGACCAGCACAGGAAACTTGAAAAGCTTCACCACCGCAAGTCGCCGGAGAATTCTGTTCATTACTTCGAAATGAATCATAGAAAAGACTTTGAgaaagaaatattgaaatatcTTCAAGCTCTAAATACATCTGATAAAAATGTTCAGCATTATTATCCAAATGAGTGCCACGATGAACGAGACCATGTCTATATAAAGCCACCACACAAGCCAACCAAACCATCACACAAGCCAACCAAATCATCCCACAAGCCAACCAAATCATCCCACAAGCCAACCAATGTCAGAGAGGACACACACACGACACTGTCCGATGACAGTTGTAAGTTACCGCGCAGAAAAATGACTAAACGAGACGTTGGTGGCACTCAGAAGTGCAAGGAAACCTTGATCAGGGAAGAAGTGCACCCGACATTTTCCGATGACAGTCTTAAGTTACACAATAGACATATTACTAAAAGACAAGATGGCGTTCAGAAGCGCAAGCAAACGGATGTCAGAGAAGAGCCACACCCGACACTGTCCGATCAGAGTCTTTGGTTACTGCACAGAAAAATGACCACAAGAGAAGATGAGCTCCACAATGCGACAAGTAAAATGTCTCCTTTCAGGAAATCTAGGCGTTTCACCAAAAGTACTTTCCCTTTCTCCACTGTGTCATCTCCGCCCTCCAAACCCCACAATACGCTACCCCTTCAAAATTATTCATCCTTGACCACCGGCCACCTCTTCCTCGACACTTTGAATGACATATCGGCCACAAAGGTATTTGAACCCGCCGGGTCACTTCCGAAAGCGCCCGATAAAGCCCGACAGCCACTAAAATCTCATCACAAGATGCAGACGTCTCGGATACAGAAAACTGGACAGACCGCCAGACAGTAG